A genomic window from Nocardioides sp. BP30 includes:
- a CDS encoding ferredoxin reductase, protein MSSAALRSTTQRATSSRSGGLRRSLRERLHTVVSAAVTPLEPSDVLDLFHPLRRGADLRARIVAVRAETSDAATIELQPGKDWAGHVPGQYIRIGIDVDGRRQWRAYSLTHGPRPDGHISITVKAVPGGVVSPFLVHQAKPGTLVHLEQAAGEFVLDHTHRKLLFVTAGSGITPVIGMLRNLFPVTDSGVLWDAAGRDRGEPKPLSITVVHLAPSEPQTIFRRNLAELHAAGAINLIPRYDDTHGVFDVATLEELVPDLAERTTYACGPHGLLDALEAHHAERGLELYTEQFRVGAVEAGEGGTLSIAGQTLELDGATTILDAAEEAGVLMPSGCRMGICMGCILPLKEGAVRDLRTGDVTVAVPGETPVAGLPVQTCISAAAGACTIEHKERVR, encoded by the coding sequence ATGAGCAGTGCAGCCCTTCGCTCGACGACCCAGCGCGCGACGTCCTCGCGTTCCGGCGGCCTGCGGCGCTCTCTCCGAGAGCGGCTGCACACGGTCGTCTCCGCAGCGGTGACTCCGCTGGAGCCCTCCGACGTCCTCGACCTCTTCCACCCGCTGCGCCGCGGCGCTGACCTGCGCGCGCGCATCGTCGCGGTGCGGGCCGAGACCTCCGACGCGGCCACGATCGAGCTCCAGCCCGGCAAGGACTGGGCCGGCCACGTCCCGGGGCAGTACATCCGGATCGGCATCGACGTCGACGGCCGCCGGCAGTGGCGCGCCTACTCCCTGACGCACGGTCCGCGACCCGATGGGCACATCTCGATCACCGTCAAGGCCGTCCCCGGCGGCGTGGTGAGCCCCTTCCTGGTGCACCAGGCCAAGCCCGGCACGCTGGTCCACCTGGAGCAGGCAGCGGGCGAGTTCGTACTCGACCACACTCACCGCAAGCTGCTCTTCGTCACCGCCGGCTCCGGCATCACCCCGGTGATCGGCATGCTGCGCAACCTCTTCCCCGTCACCGACTCGGGTGTCCTGTGGGACGCCGCCGGCCGAGACAGGGGCGAGCCGAAGCCGCTCTCCATCACCGTCGTCCACCTCGCGCCGAGCGAGCCGCAGACGATCTTCCGGCGCAACCTCGCCGAGCTGCACGCGGCGGGCGCGATCAACCTGATCCCTCGGTACGACGACACCCACGGTGTCTTCGACGTCGCCACGCTCGAGGAGCTGGTGCCCGACCTGGCCGAGCGCACCACGTACGCGTGCGGCCCGCACGGGCTGCTCGATGCGCTCGAGGCGCACCACGCCGAGCGCGGCCTGGAGCTCTACACCGAGCAGTTCCGGGTGGGCGCGGTCGAGGCCGGCGAGGGCGGCACGCTGTCGATCGCCGGGCAGACGCTCGAGCTCGACGGCGCCACCACGATCCTGGACGCCGCCGAGGAGGCGGGTGTCCTGATGCCCAGCGGGTGCCGGATGGGCATCTGCATGGGTTGCATCCTCCCGCTGAAGGAGGGTGCGGTGCGCGACCTGCGCACCGGCGACGTGACCGTCGCCGTACCGGGGGAGACGCCGGTCGCCGGCCTTCCCGTCCAGACCTGCATCAGCGCCGCCGCCGGCGCCTGCACGATCGAGCACAAGGAGCGAGTCCGATGA
- a CDS encoding PucR family transcriptional regulator, with translation MTRTEPTLLLPPDIVDRLREILPRVGEDVVAAVINEVPPYRGAWSDQMSLTIQTAVKVALGGFLSVASGEMADAGQATPPAVQGAYELGRGEARSGRTTEAILAAYRIGARVAWRELSRCAVEAGLPAESLVELAALVFAWIDEVSDASVAGHADELATAGRVRQQLLSRLGRMLLRGDAPDALDAAADRAGWIKPSTLTAALVPAAQVGPVLAMVSQATLVINDVADLEDVTLLLVPDVHDRGRGALLRVLEGRGAVCGPAKPWRDARVSVERALRARSADLGPDTDQTLVPLVLDADPDARADLRAAVLRPLADLRPNTVEKLTETLRSWLLHQGRREEVAAELFVHPQTVRYRISQLREVYGDKLEDPAWLLALTVALG, from the coding sequence ATGACGAGAACCGAGCCGACGCTCCTGCTGCCACCCGACATCGTCGACCGGCTCCGCGAGATCCTCCCACGGGTCGGCGAGGACGTGGTCGCGGCGGTGATCAACGAGGTTCCGCCCTACCGCGGGGCCTGGTCGGACCAGATGAGCCTGACCATCCAGACGGCCGTCAAGGTGGCCCTCGGGGGCTTCCTGTCGGTCGCATCGGGTGAGATGGCCGATGCCGGCCAGGCCACGCCGCCGGCCGTGCAGGGCGCTTATGAACTGGGCCGGGGCGAGGCCCGGAGCGGCCGGACCACCGAGGCGATCCTGGCGGCGTACCGGATCGGCGCGCGGGTGGCGTGGCGCGAGCTCTCTCGGTGCGCCGTGGAGGCCGGCCTGCCGGCCGAGTCGCTGGTGGAGCTCGCGGCGCTGGTCTTCGCCTGGATCGACGAGGTCTCCGACGCCTCCGTGGCCGGGCACGCCGACGAGCTCGCCACCGCGGGCCGGGTGCGCCAGCAGCTGCTCTCCCGGCTGGGCCGGATGCTGCTGCGCGGGGACGCGCCCGACGCGCTCGACGCCGCCGCCGACCGGGCCGGCTGGATCAAACCCAGCACCTTGACCGCCGCGCTCGTGCCGGCCGCCCAGGTGGGACCGGTGCTCGCCATGGTCTCCCAGGCCACCCTGGTCATCAACGACGTCGCCGACCTCGAGGACGTCACCCTGCTGCTCGTCCCCGACGTCCACGACCGCGGCCGCGGTGCCCTGCTGCGCGTTCTGGAAGGGCGCGGCGCCGTCTGCGGTCCGGCCAAGCCGTGGCGCGACGCCCGGGTGTCGGTGGAGCGCGCGCTGCGGGCCCGTTCCGCCGACCTCGGCCCGGACACCGACCAGACGCTGGTACCCCTGGTGCTCGACGCGGATCCCGACGCGCGTGCCGACCTGCGCGCCGCCGTGCTCAGGCCGCTGGCCGACCTGCGCCCCAACACCGTCGAGAAGCTGACCGAGACGTTGCGCTCCTGGCTGCTGCACCAGGGCCGGCGCGAGGAGGTCGCTGCCGAGCTGTTCGTCCACCCGCAGACGGTGCGCTACCGCATCAGCCAGCTGCGCGAGGTGTACGGCGACAAGCTGGAGGACCCGGCCTGGTTGTTGGCGCTGACCGTGGCGCTGGGGTAG